One Flavobacterium cerinum genomic window, ATTATTCCGGGAAAGCAGTATCGGTTCGTTGTTCGGTTGATGCGATTATACCGCAATGGGTCTATATGTTAGTTGCAGCTAAATTAAAACCTTATGCGATGTCAGTAATATTCGGTACTGAAAAAGAACATCAGATAAAACTTTGGGAAAAGTCAGTTGAAAATGCTGATTTGTCTTTTTATTATAATAAAAAAGTGGCTTTTAAAGCCAGTGAACAAATACCGGACGCGTTGTATATTTGTGCAACTAATTTGTTGGCCGGTAAAGTAGCCACATTGATGTATGGCGAACCCGGTTTGCCGAAAGTGATCCGGAAATATTAACTCTATTACAAGTGATGTATGAATGTACTCGTATTTAACGGTGCTTTGGAAAGAAGATCAAATGCCACCTCTCATAAAATTGCCGATTATTTCAAAACCGGTTTTGAAGCAGCCGGTGCCAATGTAACAATCTTTAATTTGTCGGATTCCGGAATTCCATTGTTTGATGTAACCTTAAACGCCGTTCCGAAATCAGTAGAAATGATGGCAAACGTATTTCGAAATGCCGATATTCATATTTGGATGACACCGCTATATCATGGTGGGATGACCGGAGTAATGAAAAATTGCCTGGACTGGTTGGAAATCAGTTCAAAAGAATTTACGCCGTATCTGACAGACAAAACAATCGGACTGGTTTGTTGGGCCGATGGAAGTCATGCGATGAACGGGATTAATAATATGGATGCTGTAGCCAAATCACTTCGTGCTTGGACATTACCGTATAGCGTACCGATTGCCCGAAAAGCATTATATGATCAGGAAGGTGAATTTTCAGAAGAATACCGTCAGAAGTT contains:
- a CDS encoding DUF2480 family protein, which gives rise to MTDDYSPIENKVTASGIVRLDLQEYCPIVSFADFDIRPYLYEELIIMEKSFRTAMDAVNWGDYSGKAVSVRCSVDAIIPQWVYMLVAAKLKPYAMSVIFGTEKEHQIKLWEKSVENADLSFYYNKKVAFKASEQIPDALYICATNLLAGKVATLMYGEPGLPKVIRKY
- a CDS encoding NADPH-dependent FMN reductase, translating into MNVLVFNGALERRSNATSHKIADYFKTGFEAAGANVTIFNLSDSGIPLFDVTLNAVPKSVEMMANVFRNADIHIWMTPLYHGGMTGVMKNCLDWLEISSKEFTPYLTDKTIGLVCWADGSHAMNGINNMDAVAKSLRAWTLPYSVPIARKALYDQEGEFSEEYRQKFDQMVKLLSSSKHYK